One window of Phycisphaeraceae bacterium genomic DNA carries:
- the argH gene encoding argininosuccinate lyase — MTDAKHSMWGGRFAHGPDALFSALNNSLPVDWRLVHEDITGSIAWAGALSRADVLSHDECKKITRALQQLKQTVSPDSFPTENADAEDVHTWVELQLIKSLGDLGKKLHTGRSRNDQVVTDFRLWTRSAIDQLATQTCSLRHALATVAKREADTVFPGYTHLQRAQPITFGHWALAYESMFSRDCDRLVDARKRVNVCPLGSAALAGTTFPIDREQLAADLEFEKPTSNSLDAVSDRDFVLETLSAMELIALHLSRMAEDLIIYSSQEFGLIEMDDRVTSGSSIMPQKKNPDAMELVRACAGRIMGLRMSLATAIKGLPLAYNKDLQDDKRTLFDAFDHITLCVSLSALTIATLTVNHDRAATAAIGGFANATELADALVGAGVPFRTAHDQVGALVRACIDRNTAIEHLPLEEMRQWCPQSPSNIHELLTGSAAVSRRDIVGATAPHRVLAAAQHVLATLNRTSDTA; from the coding sequence ATGACCGACGCGAAGCACTCCATGTGGGGCGGCAGGTTCGCGCACGGACCCGATGCGCTGTTCTCCGCGCTCAACAACTCGCTCCCGGTTGACTGGCGACTCGTCCACGAGGACATCACCGGCTCGATCGCATGGGCAGGTGCGCTCTCGCGCGCAGATGTGCTCTCGCACGACGAGTGTAAAAAAATCACGCGCGCCCTTCAGCAGCTAAAGCAAACCGTCTCGCCGGACTCCTTCCCAACCGAGAACGCTGACGCGGAAGATGTGCACACATGGGTTGAGCTGCAGCTCATCAAGTCGCTCGGCGATCTCGGGAAAAAGCTGCATACTGGTCGTAGCCGCAACGATCAGGTTGTCACCGACTTTCGCTTATGGACGCGTAGCGCAATCGATCAACTTGCAACACAAACCTGCTCACTCCGTCACGCGCTCGCAACTGTCGCCAAGCGCGAGGCAGACACCGTGTTCCCCGGGTACACGCATCTGCAACGCGCCCAGCCGATCACGTTTGGACACTGGGCTCTCGCGTACGAATCTATGTTCTCGCGTGATTGCGACCGGCTCGTTGATGCCAGAAAACGGGTCAACGTGTGTCCGCTCGGCTCAGCAGCACTCGCGGGCACCACGTTCCCGATTGATCGGGAACAACTCGCTGCCGATCTTGAGTTCGAAAAACCGACATCGAACAGTCTTGATGCGGTCAGCGATCGCGACTTCGTGCTCGAAACGCTCTCCGCGATGGAACTGATCGCGCTGCATCTCTCGCGCATGGCCGAGGATCTGATCATCTATTCGTCGCAGGAGTTTGGACTTATCGAGATGGACGACCGCGTCACCAGCGGATCATCCATCATGCCACAGAAGAAGAACCCCGACGCGATGGAACTCGTCCGCGCGTGCGCTGGCAGGATCATGGGATTGCGCATGTCGCTCGCAACCGCAATCAAGGGCCTGCCCCTTGCATACAACAAGGACCTGCAGGACGACAAACGTACACTCTTTGATGCGTTCGATCACATTACGTTGTGTGTCTCTCTGTCAGCACTGACGATCGCAACACTGACAGTCAATCACGACCGCGCTGCGACAGCCGCTATCGGTGGATTCGCAAACGCAACAGAACTCGCCGACGCGCTCGTCGGCGCGGGTGTTCCATTCCGCACCGCGCACGACCAGGTCGGCGCGCTCGTTCGTGCGTGTATTGATCGCAACACAGCCATCGAGCATCTCCCGCTCGAGGAGATGAGACAGTGGTGTCCGCAGTCACCTTCCAATATCCACGAACTTCTCACTGGTTCGGCCGCGGTCAGCCGAAGAGATATTGTTGGCGCAACCGCACCACATCGCGTCCTCGCGGCAGCACAGCACGTGCTTGCTACACTCAACCGAACTTCCGACACCGCATGA
- a CDS encoding citrate synthase (catalyzes the formation of citrate from acetyl-CoA and oxaloacetate), whose protein sequence is MTTATFPKGLEGVVAAETEMSYIDGQAGILEYVGIPIGELSSNSTFEETVFLLWNKRLPNQAELDAISSKINSLAEIPQGIVDAIKATPKTAEPMHVLRTMVSMLAMYDPSPNENDLDAAREKSVRILAQAPTIVAYFDRHRRGLDFVAPKQGVSFAYNFLWMLNGAEPTDAMISAFDKCMILHADHGLNNSTFTARVVISTLSDVYSAMSAAIGSLRGPLHGGANEGVMKMLNLIPTVDDAESFIMERIANKDKIMGFGHRVYKTKDPRAKDLQGLAKQLAEDTGNQDLYAKSSTIERVMERELGAKGIYPNVDFYSATTYHCIGLKLDLFTPMFALSRIAGWAGHVLEQLDGNRLYRPTTQYVGPHDAPYIPMSQR, encoded by the coding sequence ATGACGACAGCAACGTTCCCCAAGGGTCTTGAAGGCGTGGTCGCCGCAGAAACCGAGATGTCATACATCGACGGCCAGGCTGGTATCCTCGAGTACGTCGGCATCCCCATCGGCGAGCTCTCATCCAACAGCACCTTCGAGGAGACCGTCTTCCTGCTCTGGAACAAACGGTTGCCGAACCAGGCCGAGCTCGACGCGATTTCCAGCAAAATTAACTCCCTCGCAGAAATCCCGCAGGGCATTGTCGACGCGATCAAGGCAACCCCCAAGACCGCAGAGCCCATGCACGTGCTCCGCACCATGGTTTCCATGCTCGCGATGTACGACCCGTCACCCAACGAGAACGACCTTGATGCTGCCCGCGAGAAGAGCGTCCGCATTCTGGCTCAGGCTCCCACCATCGTCGCGTACTTCGACCGCCATCGCCGCGGGCTCGACTTTGTCGCTCCGAAGCAGGGTGTCTCGTTCGCGTACAACTTCCTGTGGATGCTCAACGGTGCTGAGCCGACCGACGCGATGATCAGCGCGTTCGACAAGTGCATGATCCTGCACGCAGATCACGGCCTGAATAACTCCACGTTCACCGCACGTGTCGTCATCTCGACCCTGTCGGATGTGTACTCCGCAATGAGTGCTGCGATCGGCTCGCTCCGCGGCCCATTGCACGGCGGTGCCAATGAGGGTGTCATGAAGATGCTCAACCTCATCCCGACCGTTGACGATGCCGAATCGTTCATCATGGAACGCATCGCCAACAAGGACAAGATCATGGGATTCGGGCACCGCGTCTACAAGACGAAGGACCCTCGCGCGAAGGACCTGCAGGGTCTCGCCAAGCAGCTTGCTGAGGACACCGGTAATCAGGATCTCTACGCCAAGAGCAGCACCATCGAGCGCGTCATGGAACGCGAACTCGGCGCCAAGGGCATCTACCCCAACGTCGATTTCTACAGCGCGACAACGTACCACTGCATCGGGCTCAAGCTTGATCTGTTCACGCCGATGTTCGCGCTCTCGCGCATCGCTGGCTGGGCAGGGCACGTGCTCGAACAGCTCGACGGTAACCGCCTGTACCGCCCGACAACGCAGTACGTTGGCCCGCACGACGCACCGTATATCCCGATGAGCCAGCGGTAA
- the argF gene encoding ornithine carbamoyltransferase has protein sequence MTQATVAHKSQASQIPALSTKHLLSIGNLSATELQQIILLARANKEDPSILAGSLAGTSTIMLFEKASLRTRVSFEVGITKLGGHAMYFDHSKEPIGKREPVKDYALNLERWVDCVIARVNNHETLAGLAHYGSVPVVNALCDVEHPCQAIADLMTLEEHLGDLHGAKLAYIGDGNNVCHSLILACAKLGVHMTVITPVGFEPQFEIVRASQPDALVSGATLKITNDVRAIESHDAVYTDKWVSMGQDHQQALRDGAFDEYQVSSELMQLASKGGRNALFMHCLPAVRGEEVTADVIDGRHSIVYDQAENRMHAQMALLAALIPSKAGTTPAGHRSHVSAT, from the coding sequence ATGACACAGGCAACAGTCGCACACAAGTCGCAGGCATCACAGATTCCTGCACTCTCAACAAAGCATCTGCTCTCGATTGGAAATCTGAGCGCCACAGAGCTTCAGCAGATTATCTTGCTTGCGCGTGCGAACAAGGAGGATCCGTCGATCCTTGCTGGTTCACTTGCGGGCACAAGCACAATCATGCTGTTCGAGAAGGCGTCGCTGCGCACGCGCGTCAGTTTCGAGGTCGGCATCACCAAGCTCGGTGGGCACGCCATGTACTTCGATCACTCGAAGGAGCCGATCGGCAAGCGCGAGCCTGTCAAGGACTACGCGCTCAATCTGGAACGCTGGGTGGACTGCGTGATCGCGCGTGTGAACAACCACGAGACACTGGCAGGACTTGCACACTACGGCAGCGTCCCCGTTGTCAACGCGCTCTGCGATGTCGAGCATCCGTGCCAGGCGATCGCAGATCTGATGACACTGGAAGAACATCTCGGCGATCTGCACGGTGCAAAGCTCGCGTACATCGGCGACGGCAACAACGTCTGCCACTCGCTGATCCTCGCGTGCGCCAAACTCGGTGTCCACATGACTGTCATCACGCCCGTTGGGTTTGAGCCGCAGTTCGAGATCGTTCGCGCATCACAGCCAGACGCGCTTGTGTCGGGCGCGACGCTGAAGATCACCAACGACGTGCGCGCGATCGAGTCCCACGACGCGGTGTACACCGACAAGTGGGTGTCGATGGGCCAAGACCATCAGCAAGCGCTTCGCGACGGCGCTTTCGATGAGTATCAGGTCTCATCGGAACTCATGCAGCTCGCCTCCAAGGGTGGTCGCAACGCACTGTTCATGCATTGCCTCCCGGCTGTCCGCGGCGAGGAAGTGACAGCAGATGTCATCGACGGCAGGCACTCCATCGTGTATGACCAGGCGGAGAACCGCATGCACGCGCAGATGGCTCTGCTCGCAGCCCTCATACCATCAAAGGCGGGTACCACACCCGCCGGACATCGGTCACACGTCAGCGCGACGTAA
- the argB gene encoding acetylglutamate kinase has translation MTQPIVVKISGTPIEHVEAQTELWAALVSLAKQSEHGLILVHGGGKIVDQRLAQMGLASQRRQGLRVTPIEHLPCVVGALAGEVNLALVGALNIAKGKNPRAIGLTLADANMTQVEIDTPDGIDIGRVGRVTHTDPALLLSLTQAGFVPVVSSIGLGADGIALNVNADDAALAIALAVRASLLVYLTDQPGVLDQHKQPIASLTMQDVEDNIASGVITDGMIPKARACAQAADTLNTHVVVTSWKTPKHLASPDAIRTSGTAFIPDTSARTEAGIALTHGKDIQ, from the coding sequence GTGACACAGCCGATCGTTGTAAAAATCTCCGGCACTCCCATCGAGCATGTTGAAGCGCAGACTGAACTCTGGGCTGCGCTCGTGTCGCTTGCAAAGCAGTCTGAGCACGGGCTCATACTCGTCCACGGCGGGGGCAAGATCGTCGATCAGCGTCTCGCGCAGATGGGGCTCGCGTCCCAGCGCCGTCAGGGCCTGCGCGTCACGCCAATCGAACATCTTCCGTGTGTCGTCGGCGCGCTCGCTGGCGAAGTGAATCTCGCACTCGTTGGTGCGCTCAACATCGCAAAAGGTAAGAACCCTCGCGCGATCGGACTCACGCTCGCTGACGCGAACATGACACAGGTCGAAATCGACACACCCGACGGCATTGACATTGGTCGCGTTGGCAGGGTGACACACACCGACCCCGCCCTGCTGCTTTCGCTCACACAGGCTGGGTTTGTGCCGGTTGTTTCCAGCATTGGACTTGGTGCAGACGGCATCGCGCTCAATGTCAACGCGGACGATGCAGCACTCGCCATTGCACTCGCGGTGCGGGCAAGCCTGCTCGTGTATCTCACCGATCAGCCGGGCGTGCTCGATCAGCACAAGCAGCCGATCGCATCGCTCACGATGCAGGACGTCGAGGACAACATCGCCAGCGGTGTCATCACCGACGGCATGATCCCCAAGGCACGCGCGTGTGCGCAGGCTGCCGACACACTCAACACCCATGTTGTCGTGACATCATGGAAAACGCCGAAACACCTCGCAAGCCCGGATGCAATCCGCACCTCGGGCACCGCGTTCATCCCGGACACATCCGCTCGCACGGAAGCTGGCATCGCACTCACGCACGGAAAGGACATCCAATGA
- a CDS encoding rhomboid family intramembrane serine protease: protein MFLPLKSDRPLRRPTQVVYALIAINLVIHVCMELLGTRDADRVEAIYQWGQLDVTGKAWYTFVTSAFLHVGWWHVIGNMIFLLAFGPNVEDRFGRIGFSAFYFAGAIASGIGHAIASDAPAVGASGAVAAVTGAFLVLFPLTRMHVIFIIYMMQVPAWWLVLFSIARDFLALDYNDNVANAAHIVGYLFGIGVSFLLLATRILQREPYDLLTVFKQAKKRREIREAMTNPRFSPQGAYRSEKEIKRDHDNTSAKEKALSEERSRVAALIAEGNMDDAVVAYKRLVSDHPKSPSASTLSRQHQYDLANHMFVSGDYVTAAVAYDRFIDRFSTDREAPAAMHLLARLYMNHLGKRDEARGLLEKLVTQLHSGPEREAVQADLDLLTK from the coding sequence GTGTTCCTTCCACTGAAGTCAGATCGTCCCCTCCGCCGCCCCACGCAGGTTGTGTACGCGCTTATCGCGATCAATCTGGTGATTCACGTCTGTATGGAACTGCTCGGTACCCGTGACGCGGATCGGGTCGAGGCGATCTATCAATGGGGACAACTCGATGTGACCGGGAAAGCGTGGTACACATTTGTCACGTCCGCGTTTCTTCACGTTGGCTGGTGGCATGTCATTGGGAACATGATCTTTCTACTCGCGTTCGGACCGAACGTTGAGGATCGGTTCGGGCGCATCGGCTTCAGTGCGTTTTACTTCGCGGGCGCGATCGCATCAGGCATCGGTCACGCAATCGCGAGCGATGCACCTGCAGTGGGCGCTTCCGGCGCGGTTGCTGCAGTGACAGGCGCGTTCCTTGTGCTGTTTCCACTGACACGCATGCACGTTATCTTCATTATCTATATGATGCAGGTGCCGGCATGGTGGCTTGTGCTATTCTCCATTGCACGGGATTTTCTTGCACTCGATTACAACGATAATGTTGCAAACGCTGCGCACATCGTGGGTTATCTCTTTGGGATAGGAGTGTCCTTCCTCCTTCTCGCGACAAGGATACTTCAGCGTGAGCCGTATGATCTTCTGACAGTGTTCAAGCAGGCAAAGAAACGGCGTGAGATTCGCGAGGCAATGACGAACCCGCGGTTTTCTCCCCAAGGGGCATACCGATCAGAAAAGGAAATCAAGCGGGATCATGATAACACAAGCGCGAAGGAGAAGGCACTCTCTGAGGAACGCTCCAGAGTGGCTGCGCTGATTGCCGAGGGAAACATGGATGACGCGGTGGTTGCATACAAGCGTCTTGTGAGTGATCATCCGAAGTCGCCGTCGGCCTCGACGCTTAGCAGGCAGCACCAGTACGATCTTGCAAACCACATGTTTGTGTCTGGGGATTATGTAACAGCGGCTGTTGCATACGATCGGTTTATCGATCGGTTTTCGACGGATCGTGAAGCGCCGGCTGCGATGCATCTGCTCGCTCGATTGTACATGAACCACCTCGGAAAGCGAGATGAAGCGCGGGGACTGCTCGAAAAGCTTGTGACACAACTGCATTCAGGCCCCGAACGAGAGGCAGTACAAGCCGATCTTGATCTGCTGACGAAATAA
- a CDS encoding RluA family pseudouridine synthase encodes MGLSDASDPQDLPSLIKPGGKIDEAALRQRIATSDSDEGDDAELRRVRFELQRDLKEQRLDRYLTTRIDFLSRSKLQKLIEDGGVLVNTQACKPSTKLRAGDVVEVVVPPPPDRGTTPEDIPLDVLYEDEHLIVLNKQADIIVHPARSENTGTMTNALAYHFLHRSQTGGALSTVGDEFARPGVVHRLDRDTTGCIVFAKHDETHWKLGHQFEHRQVDKRYVAFVQGRVEPDVDVIEFPIGPHPSKQKGYREKQVVRHDELGKNAVTICRVLERYRSHSRAVDDQWFSLVELELRTGRTHQIRVHLSHLGWPIVGDDMYGGRAFAFGKDDTFSRQALHAALLGFMHPIAQERTKFVAPLPDDIMQLMRTFRTFDVVERVNAAGSWIDPDQLIAS; translated from the coding sequence ATGGGGTTATCAGATGCGTCAGATCCGCAGGACTTGCCGTCGCTGATCAAGCCGGGCGGCAAGATCGATGAAGCTGCGCTGCGCCAGCGCATTGCAACATCGGATTCGGATGAGGGTGATGATGCCGAACTGCGTCGCGTGCGTTTCGAGTTGCAGCGCGATCTGAAGGAACAGCGGCTCGATCGATATCTGACAACCCGCATCGACTTTCTCAGTCGAAGCAAGCTGCAGAAGCTGATCGAGGACGGTGGCGTGCTGGTCAACACTCAGGCGTGCAAGCCGTCGACCAAGCTGCGCGCTGGCGATGTCGTGGAGGTCGTCGTCCCGCCGCCGCCCGATCGTGGCACGACACCCGAAGACATCCCGCTTGATGTGCTTTATGAGGACGAGCATCTGATCGTGCTCAACAAGCAGGCAGACATCATCGTGCATCCTGCGCGATCAGAAAACACCGGCACGATGACCAACGCGCTCGCGTACCACTTCCTGCATCGATCGCAGACCGGCGGTGCGCTGTCGACTGTCGGCGATGAGTTTGCACGGCCGGGCGTGGTGCACCGGCTCGATCGAGACACGACAGGATGTATCGTCTTTGCAAAGCATGACGAGACGCACTGGAAACTCGGGCATCAGTTCGAGCATCGTCAGGTCGACAAGAGGTATGTCGCGTTTGTGCAGGGGCGTGTCGAGCCGGATGTCGACGTGATCGAGTTTCCAATCGGTCCGCATCCTTCAAAGCAGAAGGGATATCGCGAGAAGCAGGTGGTCCGCCACGACGAACTCGGAAAGAACGCGGTCACCATTTGTCGTGTGCTTGAGCGGTACCGATCACACTCGCGTGCGGTGGACGATCAGTGGTTCTCGCTGGTCGAACTCGAACTTCGTACGGGACGGACGCACCAGATCCGCGTGCATCTGTCACATCTTGGATGGCCAATTGTCGGCGATGACATGTATGGCGGACGCGCGTTTGCGTTCGGAAAAGATGACACGTTCTCACGGCAGGCTCTGCATGCTGCACTGCTCGGGTTCATGCATCCGATTGCGCAGGAACGCACGAAGTTCGTTGCGCCGCTCCCGGACGACATTATGCAACTGATGCGCACATTCCGCACATTTGATGTGGTTGAGCGGGTGAATGCTGCTGGTTCGTGGATTGATCCCGATCAACTCATCGCAAGCTGA
- a CDS encoding phosphoribosylanthranilate isomerase — protein sequence MARTRIIIGGIRTAESAQWAVDAGADAVGFMFVRKSSRFIEPAEAAEVMQLLPPCVSSMAVLQNPSLEMFMDIEETCPTTHTLLAGNEPDQLVRQCEPVFKAVKFDTATIAKDLAHADGIDSIEAIVLDGLWHVGDTAFDWDTLAKIIADVRTPVILSGDLAPENVAPAVCAVRPYAVEVSAGVERTRGEKDHELIDAFCRAVQHADIAG from the coding sequence ATGGCACGAACTCGTATAATCATCGGTGGTATTCGTACAGCGGAGTCTGCCCAGTGGGCTGTTGACGCTGGCGCGGATGCCGTTGGATTTATGTTTGTCAGAAAATCCTCGCGATTCATCGAGCCAGCAGAAGCCGCCGAAGTGATGCAGTTGCTTCCGCCCTGCGTGTCGAGTATGGCTGTACTTCAGAATCCATCACTCGAAATGTTCATGGATATCGAGGAAACGTGTCCAACGACGCACACATTGCTTGCAGGAAACGAGCCGGATCAACTTGTACGTCAATGTGAGCCGGTGTTCAAAGCAGTAAAGTTCGACACAGCCACAATTGCCAAGGATCTGGCTCATGCTGATGGTATCGACAGTATCGAAGCGATCGTGCTGGACGGGCTATGGCATGTTGGAGATACAGCATTTGACTGGGACACGCTTGCGAAGATCATTGCAGATGTGCGGACACCAGTGATTCTGTCGGGCGATCTTGCGCCAGAGAATGTTGCACCCGCGGTTTGTGCTGTGCGGCCTTATGCGGTGGAAGTTTCGGCGGGTGTTGAGCGTACTCGAGGCGAGAAGGATCACGAACTGATCGACGCGTTCTGCCGAGCGGTCCAGCATGCGGATATCGCTGGATGA
- a CDS encoding argininosuccinate synthase: MPQRVVLAYSGGLDTSAIIPWLRENMDCEVIALVADVGQGDDELVGIEEKAMQTGASACYIADLKREYAEQYVFPTLTTGGVYEGRYLLGTATARPIIAKAQVDCARKVGADAVAHGCTGKGNDQVRFESAFAALAPDLDVIAPWRMWDLESREDLLNYLAERNIPCTASATKIYSRDRNLWHISHEGGAIENPWNAPPNDVWMLTVDPKDAPDQHEDITIDFVSGIPVAINGTEMAGDKLILALNKVGGRHGVGRVDIIENRRVGMKSRGLYETPGGTIILEALRSLEELVVDRESLRYREHLGLTFADLVYDGKWFSPLRESLLACAQRIVRDVTGRVVVRLYKGTATSVQRQSDFALYSEEFATFGASEFYDHKHAEGFIRLHSLPERIAAMRSQLHEASATR; this comes from the coding sequence ATGCCACAACGTGTTGTGCTTGCATATTCAGGGGGACTTGACACATCGGCCATCATCCCGTGGCTGCGCGAGAACATGGACTGTGAGGTCATTGCGCTGGTTGCTGACGTCGGTCAGGGCGACGACGAGCTTGTCGGCATCGAGGAAAAAGCGATGCAGACCGGCGCGTCCGCGTGCTATATCGCCGATCTCAAACGCGAGTACGCCGAGCAGTACGTCTTCCCGACACTCACAACCGGTGGCGTGTACGAGGGCCGGTATCTTCTCGGCACTGCAACTGCCCGCCCCATCATCGCAAAGGCACAGGTCGATTGCGCACGCAAGGTTGGTGCGGATGCAGTCGCGCACGGATGCACTGGCAAGGGCAACGACCAGGTGCGCTTTGAGAGCGCGTTCGCAGCACTCGCGCCAGATCTTGATGTGATCGCGCCGTGGCGCATGTGGGATCTGGAGTCGCGCGAGGATCTGCTCAACTATCTCGCCGAGCGCAACATCCCGTGCACTGCGTCGGCAACCAAGATCTACAGCCGCGACCGCAATCTCTGGCACATCTCGCACGAGGGTGGTGCTATTGAAAACCCGTGGAACGCTCCGCCGAACGACGTGTGGATGCTCACCGTTGATCCGAAGGACGCGCCCGATCAGCACGAGGACATCACGATCGACTTTGTCTCAGGCATCCCTGTGGCTATCAACGGCACAGAGATGGCGGGTGACAAACTCATCTTGGCTTTAAATAAAGTCGGCGGCAGGCACGGTGTCGGTCGTGTCGACATCATCGAGAACAGGCGGGTCGGCATGAAGAGTCGCGGGCTCTACGAGACTCCCGGCGGCACCATCATTCTCGAAGCCCTTCGCTCGCTCGAAGAACTCGTCGTCGATCGCGAGTCGCTCCGCTATCGCGAGCACCTCGGTCTGACGTTCGCCGATCTTGTCTATGACGGCAAGTGGTTCTCGCCGTTGCGTGAATCTCTCCTCGCGTGCGCACAGCGCATCGTGCGTGATGTCACCGGGCGTGTGGTTGTCCGCCTGTACAAGGGAACCGCAACGAGTGTGCAGCGACAGAGTGACTTTGCGCTCTACTCCGAGGAGTTCGCGACGTTTGGCGCCAGCGAGTTCTACGACCACAAGCACGCTGAGGGATTCATCCGTCTGCACTCACTCCCCGAACGCATCGCAGCAATGCGCTCGCAACTGCACGAGGCAAGCGCAACACGATGA
- a CDS encoding GNAT family N-acetyltransferase produces MTPNVTSSAAVLSTQESEVAMRAVEVQPKPIVRRVIARTAHVEDADQIAALLSLWAQQGLTIARSADTVRLCIGEFVVAAYEDDDAAILACGALVAHSPEIGEIRSVASAEAAKGTGAGSEVVRFLIEEAESIRMDTLVLLTKVPGFFARFGFHEISPLALPEDFVRDQINARGRTFKDRIVMRLQLAMS; encoded by the coding sequence ATGACCCCCAACGTCACATCCTCGGCAGCGGTTCTCTCCACGCAGGAGAGCGAAGTTGCGATGCGCGCCGTAGAAGTGCAACCCAAACCAATCGTTCGCCGCGTCATTGCAAGAACAGCCCATGTAGAGGATGCAGATCAAATTGCTGCGCTGCTCAGCCTGTGGGCGCAGCAGGGTCTGACGATCGCCCGCAGCGCAGACACCGTCCGCCTGTGCATCGGCGAGTTTGTGGTTGCTGCATACGAGGACGACGATGCAGCAATCCTCGCATGCGGCGCACTTGTCGCGCACTCACCCGAGATCGGCGAGATCCGGTCCGTTGCAAGCGCAGAAGCCGCAAAGGGGACGGGCGCAGGATCAGAAGTCGTACGTTTTCTCATTGAGGAAGCAGAGTCCATCCGCATGGACACACTCGTGCTATTGACGAAAGTCCCCGGATTCTTCGCACGATTCGGATTCCACGAGATCTCGCCGCTGGCGCTTCCGGAAGACTTCGTCCGCGACCAGATCAACGCGCGCGGACGCACGTTCAAGGATCGCATCGTCATGCGTCTTCAGCTTGCGATGAGTTGA
- a CDS encoding 50S ribosome-binding GTPase codes for MTSPATWSRATQISRDAALMVYELHGDVNGACDALEMQQVECGHVALRAIAGVDDALCMRPAPDLLIVSIHGGLACAHAMESKLLGAGVHQSESSTSDAFAEAENPVEACVLWALGVAQSLRAVPLLLDQPARWQNAHEHKPTAPAALHRLLRVPTVAVIGFPNVGKSSLVNAIAGREVAIAFDMPGTTRDMVSVRVEMDGLVVDLVDCPGLDEVVTSDDPERAIQLQAQARAKALLASAELVISCSDGKAPFLCNPIAEGTTPVLRVLTKCDMGGTDVSSTHCVTSAHTRTGIDELAHLVRRTLVPDEAINSPLPWCFWDSLGLADPREKQGC; via the coding sequence ATGACAAGCCCTGCAACGTGGTCACGCGCGACTCAGATTAGCCGTGATGCGGCTCTGATGGTGTATGAGCTGCATGGCGATGTTAATGGCGCGTGTGATGCACTGGAAATGCAGCAGGTTGAATGTGGTCATGTGGCACTCCGAGCCATTGCAGGCGTTGATGATGCGCTCTGCATGAGACCAGCACCGGATCTATTGATTGTTTCGATCCACGGCGGGCTGGCGTGTGCGCACGCGATGGAATCGAAACTACTTGGCGCTGGTGTGCATCAATCAGAGTCGAGTACATCCGACGCGTTTGCTGAAGCTGAGAATCCAGTTGAAGCGTGCGTGCTCTGGGCGCTCGGTGTTGCACAGAGCTTGCGCGCGGTGCCGCTGCTTCTCGATCAGCCTGCACGATGGCAGAACGCACACGAGCATAAGCCGACTGCACCGGCTGCGCTGCATCGTTTGCTGCGAGTGCCGACGGTCGCAGTGATCGGATTCCCAAACGTCGGAAAAAGTTCGCTGGTCAACGCAATTGCCGGGCGTGAGGTTGCGATTGCATTTGACATGCCTGGGACGACGCGTGACATGGTGAGCGTGAGAGTGGAGATGGATGGACTGGTGGTCGATCTGGTAGACTGCCCCGGACTTGATGAGGTGGTGACGAGCGATGATCCTGAGCGGGCAATACAGCTGCAGGCTCAGGCGCGTGCGAAGGCGCTGCTGGCGAGTGCTGAACTAGTGATCTCATGCTCGGATGGCAAAGCACCGTTTCTTTGCAATCCAATCGCGGAAGGGACGACTCCGGTTCTTCGTGTATTGACAAAGTGTGATATGGGTGGAACAGACGTGAGCAGCACCCATTGTGTCACCAGTGCACACACGCGTACAGGCATTGATGAGCTTGCACATCTTGTGAGAAGGACACTTGTGCCGGATGAGGCAATCAACTCGCCGCTGCCATGGTGCTTCTGGGACTCGCTGGGACTGGCCGATCCAAGAGAAAAGCAGGGCTGTTGA